Below is a genomic region from Deltaproteobacteria bacterium.
CTGCAAAATGTCGGGCAGTGGTATTACCGAAATATCACCCGCTAAAGAAGGGGTACCTGGTAGTGACCTCATTACATCCCACAAACGACCAACTACTCGTTGTTCTAAGAAAATTCGTTCTAGTTGTGTAACCAGAGCCAAAGATACAACCTTAGCTTGAGGCTGCAGCATATTGGCAACACTTTGTGCTAAATTGTGAATATGATCTTGTGCCGTTGAAGTCGCAGCAGTTTCACTTGTAGAGGTACGGGGACGCTCATCAATATTTTCGTTATCTTTTCGCCCAACTAAATGTTCCACTAAAGCCAGCAGAGCTTCAGGAGTAAATGGCTTAGTAATATGGTCAGTGATACGAGCATCAGCCGAGATTGCTACCGGATCAGATCTATTAGTCATTAAAATTAACGATAAATCTATTAGATCTGGGTCAGTTGATAACTTACGACATAAATCTGAAATATCGACATCATTTAAAGAAGTATCGAGAAAAACTATTTTTGGTTCTAACCGTTTAACTGTTTCAAGTACAAGAGCACCTTCTGCAAGACAAGTAACATCATAGCCTGCCTGAGTTAGAACAGACTCCATTAAACGTAATGCTGTGGGTGAGTCATCTACGACTATAAGTGAGGGAAGAGGGGATGTAATATCAGTCATGACGCCCTCTAAGGCGACTTTTCAACCCTGATATTAAAAGTATATTCAAGTTCGATAGGTACACCATTGCGTGTTGCAGGTTTGTATTTACGCGCCTCAAGTGAGCGAATGACAGATTTTGCCATATATGGAAGCGAACGGATAACACGACAGTTTCGTACCTCACCTTTACGACCAATAGTACAAGCAACTTTCATATCACCATATATTTGGTGACGCATAGCCGCGTTAGTATATTTTATTTCTGGGCCTGATATGAATACCGGCGGTGTTATATTTGTTGAATTTAATTCATTTTTTTTACGGTTGTGCTGCGGCTGTGAGGTTTTAAGAGTCGTTGTAATTATGGTGTTTGGTGCCTTTTCATTTATCCCGTCTTTATCAGAATTAGAAGAAGCTTCATTTAATTCATCAGTTTGAGTATTTTCTTTTTCAAGTTCAGACGAAATATCAATTTTGGTAGATTCTTTTGAAAAATCTATATGTTCTGAGTTTGGTTTGGTTTTATTTTGCAATGCTGTTTTATCATTATTAGCTAAATTATTTGAATTATTATTGCTAAGTTGACCAAGCTCAGAATCATTTCGAGGTACTTGGGATTGATTTTGCCGAAGTAGCCAAAAAAACGTAACTCCTGCTGCAGCTAAAGCCGAAACTACCGCAACAAGAATCCATATTAACCATTTATGTTTTTGTCTTGGAATCTTAATAGAAGGAGCTTCATTATTGCTCTCTTGGTTAGATATAATACGTTGAGTTGGGCGAAAGTTTGGCCTTGCTATGACAGAAGCATTGTTTACACGTTCAGGGTTAGGCAGGGCTAATGGAGAAGATGGTGCATGATCGACTGTTTCAGCTAGAGCTGACAATAAGTCATCAGTGTTATTAAAACGGTCATCTGGAGAATCGGCAAGACCTCGAGTCACGATACTAGCGAGTTTATCAGGCAATCGTTGATGCGCTGCTGCTGCAACCATCTCACCATTCTCATTCACAATACCCGTTAGCATTTCACAGAGAATGGCGCTTAGTGAGTATACATCAGCACTAAATGTAATCGGTGCTTCAGGGTCACGTGCCTCTGGTGCAACATAATGCAACATACCTAAACGACGAATACGAATGATCAGACGATCACGGGGCAAACCAGCAAAATGAGGTGCGCCAGTAAGTTTGAGCACTTCGCTGGTAATAGTTGCACTATTAGGACGTATAGAACCGTGGGGGCCAAAAGGGGCAAGTGCGTTTAGTGCTAAAACCAATTGACCAAAGAGCGGTAAGATTTCTGCAACAGTAAAACTTAAGCCTTTAACAGCTCGAGCATCAATAATTTCACGAAGTGATAAACCATCAAGAAAGGGCATAGTATAAAAAACGCCGTTACGATCAAAGCGCAGTTCATACATGCGAACGAGATTAGTATGATGAATGGCCCGGCATGCTTGTACAGTTTCAAATAATCGCGCACGGTCGTCATCGTCACATATAAGCTCTGGGGCAATAAGTTTGAAGGCAACGTCAAGATCTACTTCGTTGTCACGAGCTCGTAAAAGCCAACCAGCAGCGCCAACGATAGCGGTAGGCTCGGTATGATAGCGAGCTGCAAATACACCATCGGTTGGCAACGGAGGAGCGTCCGTTGCAGTGAAAAAATCAGACACACCTACCTCAACTTCTGTCCAATGTGTATAGTTTCACTTCGGCCATACCCATAACTAGTGTCAAATGCAGATAAAAGATTATTTTTGCTGCACCAAAGTCAATATAAACTTCTTTTTGCGTAGCACATAGATGCAGGTTGCGGCAATGTTCTCTTTTGTGAATAGTAAGGTAATCTTACAAAAAACAAGGGTTTTTATATATTGCTATTGTTCTTTAATGCTTGGATAAACGTGGGTTTATCTTTTTTATTACTCATGATTTAGGTATTGATAAGGCTTTAATTATTTAAGCTTCTTACTAAAGAGAAAATTAATAAGCTGATGCTTGCGCGTTTTGGTGATTACTTACTTTTCGATCGTCTCAATCAAGGAGGTATGGCAGAGATTTATTTAGCAAAATCGTTTGGTTATCGTGGTGCTAATCAAATTCTCGTTCTTAAATGTATTCGCACTGATCATAGCACTGATCCTGCATTTGTTTCGATGTTTATCGAAGAAGCCAAACTTTCGGCGTTATTAAGTCATCAAAATATTGTCCGCACTTATGAGCTTGGGCGTGTGGGGGAGAGGCATTTTATTGCAATGGAGTACCTTCCCGGGCGTGATTTACGTTCGGTGCTTGATCGCATACGTATCCAGGGAAAGGTTTTTCCAGAAGAATTGGCCCTACATATTATTGCACAAACCTGTGAAGGGCTTGATTACGCTCATCGAAAAGTTAATCACGATGGTGAACCGTTAAATATTATTCATAGAGATGTGAGCCCTCCGAATGTTCTAATTGGTTTTGATGGGCAAGTTAAGCTTATTGACTTTGGTGTCGCCAAGATTTCAGCACGTAATGAACAATCGCGCGTATTTAAAGGTAAATATGCTTATATGTCCCCAGAACAAACTCGAGGAAGAATAGTCGATGCTCGTAGCGATGTTTTTTCTGCGGGAGTGGTTTTATTTGAATTATTAACTAGCAGAAGGTTATTTACCGGTCGAACAGAACTTTCAGTTATAGATAAAGTCAGGCATGCTGAGATTTACCCACCTAAATTGTTAAATCCCGATATTAGTGAAGAAGCAGAGGCTGTATTTTTACAAGCTACCAGTTTAGATCCAGATGATCGTTTTCAATCGGCTGGTGAGATGCGTGATGCCATTATTGGTATTCTTTTAAGTCGCAAAATGACAGCCTCATCTCGTCAATTAGCATCGCTGATGCGAGATATATTTGTTGAAGAGTTAAATATTGAAGAAACGCGACTTGGTGAATTACGTAGTATGGAAATGCCGGCTATTGTAGCTAATCTAGAAGAAATTACCGTTGCAACACCAAGCAATTCAGACAACGATATCGAGACTCAAATAAAAGAAAAGACGGATATTACTAAGAGGTTAGCAACACAACCATTAGTAAATTCTCAAACACGGTTGATTGATCATATTATCATGGTGGGATTAGTAGCTGTGATTTTAGGATTGGTAATTTTGCTAATAGTGTTGGCACATTAAATCATTCTTAATCAATTGGTTGCACCTATCCTTTAAAACCCACTAAAATGTAGAGGTGATTTCAATTAAACGCGGCTTTGCTATTTTTATTTTTTTGGCGCTCGCTACAGTAAAAAGCCAGCACGCAGTCACCAGAGAATGCTTTAGTATTGCAAATAGCAAAATTTATATAACAACAACACCAAAGTCTTCAAAGTTGATATTAGCTGAAACTGCGAAAACTTTTCCAGAAAAGGTTGAACCCAAGAAAAAACTTAGTATAGCTGTGCTGGAATTATCTGGATTAGGAATTAGCGATATTACAAAAAATCTTGAACAGTATTTGCGCAATAGCCTTGCAACTATTGAGGGCATTATTATTATCTCGCAAATTGATATACAAATGGCGATGCAAGATCCTAGAAACCGTACAATAGCTCAATGTGGTGGCAGGTTAGATTGTGCTTTTAAGATTGGTAAATTAGTATCTGCGGATGTGGTAATTCTTGGTTCTATAAGTGGTCTTGGCAATTCTTATAGTATCAACCTTCGCGCTCTTGATGTTGCAAATAAAAAAGAAATATCTCGCTATCAAGCAAGTGTTTCTGGGCGTAATCAATTGATTCCTGAAATTCGACTTGCTGCATATAAATTAGTCGCACCAGATAAAATTAAAGGTTGGCTAATCATTGATATTAAGACGAAAGGAATGACAATTGAAATAGATGGAGTGTTAATCGGTACTACTCCTTTTACAGATCCGATAGATAGTTTATCACCAGGTAAACACAAAGTAATTATTAGGCGTTCAGGTTATGCGCCTCATGCACAAGAAATAATTATACGTCCTTTTGAATCAACCAAACTGACCTTAACAGTTCAAACCAAGTAGGGCACTTGCTAGGCAGCGCCTATGCAAATCAGGGAGCAAGCAGCGCCCCTACTTGCCTTGCTGATGAAAAAAATCATTAACTAGGTCGTCAACATCTTGATGTGTTGCGCAAAGCAACGCTTTTTGTACCAATGCTTCGCAATCTTTCAATGATTGCTCACGAATTACGCGTTTAACTTTGGGAATTGATGCGGGACTACAAGATAAATGTTTAAAGCCTAACCCTAAAAGAACCGGGGCAAGATTAGCATCACCAGCCATTTCACCACATACTGAAACTTCAATACCGGTTTGTTTTGTCACTTTGGTGATCATATCTAGCATTCGCAATAATGCTGGATTTAGAGGATGATACAAATAATCGACACGTTCATTGGTACGATCAACTGCAAGCAAGTACTGCATAAGGTCATTGGTACCTATAGCAAAGAAATCACATTCTTTAGCAATATGCTCACATAATAATACCGCGCTTGGTACTTCAATCATCACCCCAAGCGGAACATTACGTTTAAATTCTTTACCTTCTTTTTCAAGACGTTTTTCTACGCCTTGAATAATTTCTTTAGCCATACGTAATTCGCCTACGCCAGAAATCATCGGTAGCAGAATACGCAAATTGCCTCGTGTAGATGCGCGCAACAGCCCTGCAATTTGAGCTTCGAAAAGATCGGGGTGCTCAAAACAATAACGAATCGCACGCAAACCAAGCGCCGGATTGGGTTCAGGTTCATGACCACGGGGGTTGAAAATCTTTTCTCCACCAAGATCGAGAGTACGAATAGTAACTTGGCGATCTCCCATTTCATCGAAAATGAGAGCGTAGGTACGATAGTGATCTTCTTCTCCTGGAGGATCGGTACGTCCCAGAAAGAGAAATTCAGTACGATATAAACCAACAGCTTCGCCACCACGGGCTAGCAAGGTAGCTACTTCGCTAGGTAGTTCAATATTGCCAGCAACATGGATTTGATGTCCATCGGTGGTATTTGCGGCAAGTGATTTTGCTTCAAGCAGATCAAGGTTTTTAACTCGGTACTGTTCTGAACGTTCACGACCTTCTTCAAGCTGGGTGCGTGACGGCTTTAGGACAACGATACCTTCAACACCATCAACCAGCAATAAATCGCCGCTGCCTGTTGCTTCAAGAATTCCATGAACACCTACAACCGCCGGTACTTCAAGAGCACGTGCGATAATTGAAGTATGAGAGGTTTTTCCGCCTACTTCGGTGACAAAAGCAGTAATACGATTACGTGATAATAATGCAGTATCAACTGGTGATAAGTCATGAGCGACAACAATGGTACCATCATCGAAATGACCGACATCGGTAATATCTACTGTTTGACCAGCGAGATTTCGTAGAAGTCGTTCGCCGACAAAGTCAATATCATCACGGCGTTCACGAAAATATGCGTCAGTAACGCGCTCAAAAAGACTACGCAGGCGAGCTAAAACGCGACTTACTGCCCATTCAGCATTTATTAGTTCATTGCGTATTAGACCAGTGGCTTCTTCAAACATCGCGCGGTCTTTGAGCATCATTTCGTGTGCTTCTAAAATAGCATGATGATCAACACCACCGCCGATAAAACGAGAACGTATAGATTCAAGCTGTTCAACAGATTTTGCAACAGCGCGATCTAATCGAGATATTTCGTAGTCAACTTGATCGGGCTGGATATGGTAGCGTGGCGCGCGTACTTGGCGTCGATCAAGAAGAAAGATGCGTCCTATGGCGACACCCGGGGAAGCTCCTATACCATGAAATACCCGGGGTTGATTATTCATTTGCCCTTCTCGAATCCATGCTCGATTAATTCACAAAGAGCGGTAACGGCCTTCTCGGCATCTTCACCATTTGCACTAATTGTAACTTCACTTCCTTTGCTTGCAGCTAGCGATAACACACTCATTATACTTTTACAGTTCATTTTTATGCCATTGCGCTCAATCCATATATCAGCGCGGAAGCGTCCAGCAAGCTGCACCAGCGCACCAGCAGCGCGCAGGTGAATACCAAGGTCGTTACTAATTAGCACGGTACGGCACAGGCTGTCGTTCACGTGCTTTTCTCCTCATTTGCAGATAAACCTAAAACTTCACTTGCAATAGCAATGGCACGAGCGCCATAATCTTTTACTTCACGTGCTGCTTCGTCAAGCGCAATATCACGGTGGCATTGTTGTAAGGCTCGAATCAACATTGGTAGGTTGGCACCAGTAAGTACTTCAACTTTTCCAGGTTGATGTAGAGTTAAACCAATATTTGAAGGCGATCCGCCAAACATATCGGTAAGGATTAGCACTGCCTGATAGCTGGTTAACTCTGAAATTGCCTGCCGTAAACGTGATTCAATAGCGTTTGAATCGTCGTTTTTATTAATACTCACAGCTTGTACTGGATCAGCATCAGGCACGACTAATAAAGCTGCCTCGATTAAGGCTTCAGCTAATTTTCCATGTGCTGCAACAATTACACCAATCACGACTGAATCTCTCCAGTTTTGTTAAATATCGCGATGACGACAATTAATCGGCATCACAGTTTTTAGACGTTGTTTAAGTTCACAAACCGATGCAACAGAGCGATGGCGACCGCCTGTGCAACCTATAGCAACTGTAAGATAGCGTTTGCCCTCTCGTTGGTATTGTGGAATTAAAAAGGATAAATAATTCACCGTTCTATTTAAAAAATCTTCAGCTTCTTTAGAACTTAGAGCATAGCGTGCAACCTCATTATCAAGACCCGTGCGTTCACGTAAAGTTGGCTCAAAATATGGATTAGGAAGAAAACGCACATCAAGAACAATATCAGCTTCAGCAGGTAGTCCGTGTTTAAATCCAAAAGATAAAAGAGAAATTGTTAAGCGATCACTGGCATTGAAATCGGTAAACTGTTCAATAATACGGTTACGCAATGCGTGCGGAGACATAAGTGAAGTATCAAGAGTATTATCGGCAAGCTCACTTAGGGGTTTTAAAATTTCTCGTTCACGTTCAATAGCGACACCTAGACCGCAACCATCATCTAAAGGATGCCTTCTTCTGGTTTCAGAGTATCGACGCATAATAGCTTCTTCTTTGGCGTCGAGATAAAAAACGCGTAAAGCAGTACCGTTTTGACGTAATCTAGTAACCACTTGCGGAACATTTTGAATTGAATTTCGCTCACGTATATCAATAACAAATGCTAAGCGGTTAACCCCGCTTTCAGATTTAAGCAATGTTATTAACTGCTCGACAAGCGCCAATGGCATATTATCAACGCAAAAATACCCATGATCTTCAAGAGCACGCACTGCGGTCGTTTTGCCTGAGCCTGATTGACCAGTAACTAGCAGTGCTGAAAGCTTCATTTATTCTATCTCCGCAGAAATTTGCTCAGGGGCATCAGCCAATTGTCTTTCAAGTGCTTCACGAAAACGTTTTGCGGCATTATGTCCTTGTAGTTTTAATAAGTGGTCTCGCGAAGCTACTTCAACAATAGAAGCAACGTTGCGTCCAGGACTGATAGGTAGCCTAACTTTTGTTACGGCGGCATCTAAAATATGTTCTTCTTGATCTTCTATACCTGTTCGATCGTAGTTGGTGTCAGCATGCCAGGTAATCATTTCAACAACTAATTCGATACGTTTGTATTCACGAACTGAGGCGGCTCCAAAAAGGTCTCTAACATTGATAATGCCAAGACCACGAACTTCCATGTGGTGGCGAGTTACCGGTGAACCTGTGCCAGTAAGCTGGTCTTTACGCTGTTTAATAAAAACTACATCATCGGCAACTAAACGATGCCCACGTAAGATTAAATCAAGTGCACATTCACTTTTGCCAATACCTGATGGACCAGTGATTAAAACGCCTACACCAAATACATCCATTAATACGCCGTGCAGCGCGATTTCAGGAGAAAGATGCTCTTCAAGAAAATCATGTACCCGAGTAATAAAGGCACCAGAAGATAAATGAGAGCGGAAAAGTGGTACGGCATGCCGTTCGGCGGCTTCTAATAAAGGTGTTGAAGGTACTAATCCGGTAGTAATTACGGCACCTGCCAAACCAGAATTAAACAACATTTCTATTGCTGAAGTTTGCGCTGGTCCTTCAAGTGTTTTTAGATATTCAGTTTCAGTGCGACCAAGAATTTGCAAACGATTGGGGCGTATTGATTGTACAAAGCCAGCCAAAGCAAGTCCTGGCTTTTGTACACGCGGATGATCAATAACGCGACCAAGACCGGCAGCGCCCGCGAGCAACTCAAGCCCAAGATTAAACTGCGTATCGTCACGCAGTGCCTTGGTCAGAATTTTCATTACCGGCCCATTCTTTGTTTGTATGTTCTACTAACTTGTTTTAAAGCAACTTATACTCATACTGCTTGGCCTTTATCGTGAGCCTTTCAATCATACAAGGCTTTTAAACAACTCAATATTTAGTGTCTTCTTCTAAAAAGGCATCATAAATTGCACTTGCATCAGGTAAATTCATTAGACGATCACGAAAACCAGCATTTTTAAGCAAACGCGCAATACGAGCTAAAGCCTTTAAATGTGTACCAGCTGAATTTTCTGGAACTAACAGTACAAATATTAGTCGTACTGGTTGTCCATCAATGGCATCAAAAGCAATACCATTGCGGCTACGACTAAAGGCTGCGACGAGTTTGCTAAGACCGCTAATTTTCGCATGCGGAATAGCAACACTTTCGCCAACTCCAGTAGACCCTAATTTTTCTCTAGCAATTAAGGCATTATAAACAGCCTCACAGCCCACTCTTTGTAGCTCTTCGCTACGACAGAGATTTGCTGAGAGATCTTTAATTAATGATTCTTTATCCCCGGCTTCAAGCTCTGGGATAATCATAGAGGGCTGCAAAATTTCAGCAATCTTCACTACACCACCAAACTGGCCTCAGCGCTTAGCTTTTTTCAAAAAAGCAGCTAAAACATCTGACGCCGCTTCGAAGAAGATGGGATACGCATCATCTCGCGGTATTTTGCGACTGTACGACGCGCGATGTTTATCCCATGTTTTTTTAATCTTCCTGCAATTTCTTGGTCAGAACATGGAGCCTTTGGATTCTCCTCATCAATAAGATGTTTTATATGGTCGCGTACCGATTCACTCGCTACGTTTTCGCCGTCGGTACCATGAATTGATGAATTGAAAAAGTATTTTAATTCATAAATTCCCTGTGGAGTATGTACATATTTATTGGTCGTTACCCGAGAGATCGTAGACTCATGCATTTCTAAATCTTCAGCAACATCTTTTAAAATCAATGGTTTAAGATGTGAAACACCTTTATCAAAAAAGTCACGCTGAAATTTTAAGATGCTTTCCATTACCCGATAAATAGTACGCTGGCGCATATGAATAGAACGAATTAACCAAGCGGCACTTTTTAATTTGTCTTGGATATAATTTTTGGTTTCTCCACCAGAATTAGATAACGCGCCACGATAATAATTAGATACTCTAAGCCTAGGCATACCATCTTCATTGATTTGAATTACATACTCATCGCCAACTTTATAAACATAAATGTCTGGCGATATGTACTGCGGTTCGCGGTCAGTGTAAATGCTACCTGGGCGTGGCTCAAATTGCGCGATCGTTTTAACGGCTTGAGATACTTTTTGCAAAGAGACGCCGAGATCTTTTGCAATAGCACCAAAATTACGTTTTTCGACATTTTTTAAATGTCGGTCAATTATCGCGGTGATTAAAGGATCGTCGTAAGCTAAATGAGTAGCTTGAATTAATAGGCACTCACGCAGGTCTCTTGCACCAACACCCACGGGATCAAGTTGTTGTATTTCAGCTAACACAATAGCAACTTCGTCAATAGTAATCTCTAATTCATCAGCAACATTAGCGACAGCATTTTCGGCTAAGTAACCATCTT
It encodes:
- a CDS encoding PTS sugar transporter subunit IIA: MIGVIVAAHGKLAEALIEAALLVVPDADPVQAVSINKNDDSNAIESRLRQAISELTSYQAVLILTDMFGGSPSNIGLTLHQPGKVEVLTGANLPMLIRALQQCHRDIALDEAAREVKDYGARAIAIASEVLGLSANEEKST
- the rpoN gene encoding RNA polymerase factor sigma-54 codes for the protein MGLDLRLQQKMTQQLVMTPQLQQAIKLLQLSHLELADVLQKELEENPVLEEPTDSSDDSSEIISESSDSDDRFSLTQADNDNSFNDESNPEQNNNESSENSPSNTEVNDAIEILSDIKAAHDNATELGASAEPTANEVNNDMDWEAYLDSYSYSLPASVSPSGIDDLPPFESTLTKSLSLAEHLRWQIQMGDFSETETHIASLLIEEIDEDGYLAENAVANVADELEITIDEVAIVLAEIQQLDPVGVGARDLRECLLIQATHLAYDDPLITAIIDRHLKNVEKRNFGAIAKDLGVSLQKVSQAVKTIAQFEPRPGSIYTDREPQYISPDIYVYKVGDEYVIQINEDGMPRLRVSNYYRGALSNSGGETKNYIQDKLKSAAWLIRSIHMRQRTIYRVMESILKFQRDFFDKGVSHLKPLILKDVAEDLEMHESTISRVTTNKYVHTPQGIYELKYFFNSSIHGTDGENVASESVRDHIKHLIDEENPKAPCSDQEIAGRLKKHGINIARRTVAKYREMMRIPSSSKRRQMF
- a CDS encoding PTS sugar transporter subunit IIA, with amino-acid sequence MIIPELEAGDKESLIKDLSANLCRSEELQRVGCEAVYNALIAREKLGSTGVGESVAIPHAKISGLSKLVAAFSRSRNGIAFDAIDGQPVRLIFVLLVPENSAGTHLKALARIARLLKNAGFRDRLMNLPDASAIYDAFLEEDTKY
- a CDS encoding HPr family phosphocarrier protein gives rise to the protein MCRTVLISNDLGIHLRAAGALVQLAGRFRADIWIERNGIKMNCKSIMSVLSLAASKGSEVTISANGEDAEKAVTALCELIEHGFEKGK
- a CDS encoding energy transducer TonB; amino-acid sequence: MSDFFTATDAPPLPTDGVFAARYHTEPTAIVGAAGWLLRARDNEVDLDVAFKLIAPELICDDDDRARLFETVQACRAIHHTNLVRMYELRFDRNGVFYTMPFLDGLSLREIIDARAVKGLSFTVAEILPLFGQLVLALNALAPFGPHGSIRPNSATITSEVLKLTGAPHFAGLPRDRLIIRIRRLGMLHYVAPEARDPEAPITFSADVYSLSAILCEMLTGIVNENGEMVAAAAHQRLPDKLASIVTRGLADSPDDRFNNTDDLLSALAETVDHAPSSPLALPNPERVNNASVIARPNFRPTQRIISNQESNNEAPSIKIPRQKHKWLIWILVAVVSALAAAGVTFFWLLRQNQSQVPRNDSELGQLSNNNSNNLANNDKTALQNKTKPNSEHIDFSKESTKIDISSELEKENTQTDELNEASSNSDKDGINEKAPNTIITTTLKTSQPQHNRKKNELNSTNITPPVFISGPEIKYTNAAMRHQIYGDMKVACTIGRKGEVRNCRVIRSLPYMAKSVIRSLEARKYKPATRNGVPIELEYTFNIRVEKSP
- the rapZ gene encoding RNase adapter RapZ encodes the protein MKLSALLVTGQSGSGKTTAVRALEDHGYFCVDNMPLALVEQLITLLKSESGVNRLAFVIDIRERNSIQNVPQVVTRLRQNGTALRVFYLDAKEEAIMRRYSETRRRHPLDDGCGLGVAIEREREILKPLSELADNTLDTSLMSPHALRNRIIEQFTDFNASDRLTISLLSFGFKHGLPAEADIVLDVRFLPNPYFEPTLRERTGLDNEVARYALSSKEAEDFLNRTVNYLSFLIPQYQREGKRYLTVAIGCTGGRHRSVASVCELKQRLKTVMPINCRHRDI
- the hprK gene encoding HPr(Ser) kinase/phosphatase, with the protein product MKILTKALRDDTQFNLGLELLAGAAGLGRVIDHPRVQKPGLALAGFVQSIRPNRLQILGRTETEYLKTLEGPAQTSAIEMLFNSGLAGAVITTGLVPSTPLLEAAERHAVPLFRSHLSSGAFITRVHDFLEEHLSPEIALHGVLMDVFGVGVLITGPSGIGKSECALDLILRGHRLVADDVVFIKQRKDQLTGTGSPVTRHHMEVRGLGIINVRDLFGAASVREYKRIELVVEMITWHADTNYDRTGIEDQEEHILDAAVTKVRLPISPGRNVASIVEVASRDHLLKLQGHNAAKRFREALERQLADAPEQISAEIE
- the ptsP gene encoding phosphoenolpyruvate--protein phosphotransferase, which codes for MNNQPRVFHGIGASPGVAIGRIFLLDRRQVRAPRYHIQPDQVDYEISRLDRAVAKSVEQLESIRSRFIGGGVDHHAILEAHEMMLKDRAMFEEATGLIRNELINAEWAVSRVLARLRSLFERVTDAYFRERRDDIDFVGERLLRNLAGQTVDITDVGHFDDGTIVVAHDLSPVDTALLSRNRITAFVTEVGGKTSHTSIIARALEVPAVVGVHGILEATGSGDLLLVDGVEGIVVLKPSRTQLEEGRERSEQYRVKNLDLLEAKSLAANTTDGHQIHVAGNIELPSEVATLLARGGEAVGLYRTEFLFLGRTDPPGEEDHYRTYALIFDEMGDRQVTIRTLDLGGEKIFNPRGHEPEPNPALGLRAIRYCFEHPDLFEAQIAGLLRASTRGNLRILLPMISGVGELRMAKEIIQGVEKRLEKEGKEFKRNVPLGVMIEVPSAVLLCEHIAKECDFFAIGTNDLMQYLLAVDRTNERVDYLYHPLNPALLRMLDMITKVTKQTGIEVSVCGEMAGDANLAPVLLGLGFKHLSCSPASIPKVKRVIREQSLKDCEALVQKALLCATHQDVDDLVNDFFHQQGK
- a CDS encoding PEGA domain-containing protein; protein product: MISIKRGFAIFIFLALATVKSQHAVTRECFSIANSKIYITTTPKSSKLILAETAKTFPEKVEPKKKLSIAVLELSGLGISDITKNLEQYLRNSLATIEGIIIISQIDIQMAMQDPRNRTIAQCGGRLDCAFKIGKLVSADVVILGSISGLGNSYSINLRALDVANKKEISRYQASVSGRNQLIPEIRLAAYKLVAPDKIKGWLIIDIKTKGMTIEIDGVLIGTTPFTDPIDSLSPGKHKVIIRRSGYAPHAQEIIIRPFESTKLTLTVQTK
- a CDS encoding serine/threonine protein kinase; the encoded protein is MLARFGDYLLFDRLNQGGMAEIYLAKSFGYRGANQILVLKCIRTDHSTDPAFVSMFIEEAKLSALLSHQNIVRTYELGRVGERHFIAMEYLPGRDLRSVLDRIRIQGKVFPEELALHIIAQTCEGLDYAHRKVNHDGEPLNIIHRDVSPPNVLIGFDGQVKLIDFGVAKISARNEQSRVFKGKYAYMSPEQTRGRIVDARSDVFSAGVVLFELLTSRRLFTGRTELSVIDKVRHAEIYPPKLLNPDISEEAEAVFLQATSLDPDDRFQSAGEMRDAIIGILLSRKMTASSRQLASLMRDIFVEELNIEETRLGELRSMEMPAIVANLEEITVATPSNSDNDIETQIKEKTDITKRLATQPLVNSQTRLIDHIIMVGLVAVILGLVILLIVLAH